One genomic region from Dermacentor variabilis isolate Ectoservices chromosome 6, ASM5094787v1, whole genome shotgun sequence encodes:
- the jagn gene encoding jagunal yields the protein MASRGGTHVSGTDGSDFNHRQKVASHYQISAIYKTRLKTAMLLHFFLFLAMCAKLAEDVLDRLDIFILELEELYIPKPLLWEWVWLASLVFTVPGLTAVRRNRASNMKVYVAGTFLLGLCPVIGAAAYFFRDMYGFVQHGHAVEGVELWQGYPVAVLWYAFLTVAFQAHMFSLYFGVRLILAWQRGTVVKKAK from the exons ATGGCATCTCGAGGTGGCACTCACGTTAGCGGCACTGATGGCAGCGATTTCAACCATCGACAAAAAGTGGCATCGCACTACCAGATCAG TGCCATTTACAAAACAAGGCTAAAGACTGCAATGCTGCTGCACTTCTTCCTGTTTCTGGCCATGTGCGCCAAGCTAGCCGAGGACGTGCTTGATCGGCTGGACATCTTCATCCTTGAACTGGAGGAGCTGTACATACCGAAGCCTCTGCTTTGGGAGTGGGTCTGGCTGGCCAGCCTGGTCTTCACAGTGCCGGGCCTCACAGCTGTACGCCGCAATCGTGCCAGCAACATGAAGGTGTACGTTGCCGGCACGTTCCTCCTGGGGCTGTGTCCCGTGATCGGAGCTGCGGCCTACTTCTTCCGCGACATGTACGGCTTTGTGCAGCACGGTCATGCCGTCGAAGGTGTTGAGTTGTGGCAGGGTTACCCCGTGGCAGTCCTCTGGTATGCCTTCCTCACCGTGGCCTTCCAGGCCCATATGTTCTCACTCTACTTTGGCGTGAGGCTCATCCTGGCTTGGCAGCGTGGAACAGTCGTCAAGAAAGCCAAGTAA